Genomic window (Takifugu rubripes chromosome 1, fTakRub1.2, whole genome shotgun sequence):
ACATTACCCACTATAGTGGAAGAAGCCAAGATTGGGGTGTACACTTGTGCAGGTCTATTTTAACCTCCTCCTGTCTGAATGTTAGACCAAACCCTTTCCTACAGCTCGACTCAGGCTCGCTCCGTCTCATCCTGGACTCAGTTAATCCCTGCGGACAGCCTGGCATCCCTTTAGAACTCAAAAAGACCCATTCATAGGAAATTATATAGGAAGTCTAAATCTGAGCCCAACTGAACCATATAAACGAGCAGAAGAAGAATTCCCCTGAAGGATTGTACTGTGGGTTTGCTAGTGGGCAGAGAGATTTGCTTCCCAAATCGTCCGACATGAAGATGGTCACTGGTTCTCCTCTGCAATTTGAGGCCCAGGGTGGGTTTCTCATGCTGAAGGTCCTGGCTGTCTTGGTTCAAGCGGGATTTGACTCCGTTCTGTAATCCAGCTGTGAAGAAACTGGAACGGTACCAAGCGTGTGGGCTTGGGAGGAGACGAGCTGTCTACGGCTCTGTTCCACAATGAAAACCTTTTACTAATCTGACGCTAAAGACAGGACCCGCAGGAGGTTCGGTTCTGCTCAATCAACAGAATTAGAATGTAAAAAAGGCCACAGGCACAAACCAAGATGTGAACTTTAATGGCGATAGCACCAGAGGATAATGTGACCGTTATCACAGGACTTCTGCAGTCGAACATGAGCTCTGAGCCAAAACACGCCATCGCCCTGGCTGATGACCAGCGCCGATCTGCCTTTGACGTTAATTAAAGAGCTCCAGAACGACCCATCTGCAAAGCCGATGATGTTTTCCAGCCGCGGACTATAGAGTTCATTCCAGTCGTGGCACAGAGCGCTTTGTGTCATCCGATGATCGCTGTTGCATGTAAAGAGCTGATTACATCAGCGTGGCACTATGTAAAAATGAGGTGCGTCTGACTTCAGCTATGACAGCATGATTTAAAACGggtttttgcttccttttttccctgTCCAGTGGGGCTGGCAGCAACCGTCACGCACAAGACGACTCAAACTGGGAATGGGATGGATTTGCTTGGCTAAGCCACACAAGAATTTTTTCCCTTTAAGATCAATGGCGGAATCCTGCCTGAAATAATATACATTATATTTAATGGAGGCGTATTTAGTGATTTTCcatatttaaaaagaacataCATCGcgtttaaaaacaaactggacATAAAACATATGCGACAAATAAAGGTTTAAACTAGAGATAAAACAGACACAAGACAAATTACACTAGTAAATATacattaccgtattttccggactataagtcgcactttatttcatagtttgtcagggggtgcgacttgtactccggagcgacttaaatacATTAtgacagaatttcacatgttcgttattttcacactgacaaccacaagagggcgctctaggcgtgtgtactgaggaacgagttcctttagcgacgcagaagaagaagcggtgcttcgtctatggagttagacttgattgtttggtaaacttgctcggatgttctttatgctatagttatctgaataactgttaatatgttacgttatcAAAGCAGAcgcgtactcagttcgttgtgggtcatgtagctgaatttgttacgttagcataccgtaaccctattgctaatccatgctaattgcctttcaagatgaaatgtatgttcttggtctcggattttaatcaaataaatttcccccccaaatgcggcttatagtccagtgcgacttatatatctatttttcttctttattatacATTTtctggctagtgcgacttaaactccggagcgacatatagtccagaaaatacggtatatggAACAAGATGAtgcagtgtttgtttttctggcaaAGGCTGAGCAACATTATTATTGACCTCGTCAAAATATTACTTTCAACACTCTATTCACCATCATTCACCCTACAGGCCAAAAGTTTGCAAGCGACTCCAACTTTCTGTTCACGgggcctaaaaaaaaaaaacacctttaagaGTTCTCTGGGTTTTGCGATGTGACTTTTTATTGACCTGCACCATTTCCCTCAATATACCTTTAAGCAAATATTGACATTACTAAATCACTgataaataaatgctaaaaagAGAGTCTCAACTTCCTCGTACGCACCTTTAAAAACTCGTGGAACAAACGCCTCGTACCTGCCATGTTGTTGAAACCAGAGTACTCGCCTTTGCAAAGTATACCAGTAAAATGATCATCTTTTTTGTGCAAATTTGATCCAATTTCAACATTTGCCTGCCAGTGCTAAGGAAACGGTTGGAAAGGACTCATCAGGACTCATCAACAGTTTATGTAACCGAGTGTAGTCAAGACActttgataaactgcagttcAAATAGCCGTAAAGCCACAATTACGAGTAGCTGTAGTGCCTCCATGTGTGTCTCGATGAGAAGATAACGCCACGATATGGATGTTACCGCACATCTGCGAGCCAACCTGGAGCACTCTCGCTCTTGTAAAAGAAGGTGAAGAAAGGAACACAATGACTCAGAAAAGAAAGCATGTGAAAAGACATGTGGATGTAATTGAGGCCAAGCTAATTGTCATCATAGTCAGGtaatcaggctgctgaacaaccaggttaaacaaacaaacaaaacgaaACAATGCTTTGGACGTGGGAGGAGAAAACAGCACCTAAAACAATGCTTGTACTAACTGTGTGTTCCTACGGCCAAAACAGGCCAAGCCAGGGTCAAAAAGCCCAACTTTGAAGAGTTTACTGTGATTTCAGCCGTTATGTTTTTGTTAAAGCCAAAGAATATATCCCaaataggtaacacacacacacacactctcttctctttctctgtccttCCCATTAGCCTCTTTGGCATGGTTACACAATGACCTCATCTGGAACGGGCTTAACTCCAGTaataacacacgcacacacacacacgtacacgcacacacacacacacacacacaccatatatGGACTTGCTGATGATGTAATGGGCGCCACTGACTGTGTCTCGGTGTGCAGCGTACTTCTCAtaatgtttggttttctggatggAATGTTCACATCACTGGGATctccaggagagagagagagggggtaaAAAAGTAGAGACAACTTATTCTCCTGGGACTTAAAAGGGCCAGAAGCGAGCGCAGGTAAGAACAACTGAAAAGGCTTTTCAACAAATATTCCATGTGCTTTTCAGAAGGCTTTTGCTCTGAAACAGAAACGTTTTACATGGACATTCTGTCTCAGGGCCGCTGCTTCTGCAGTAGCTCAGCCAGGAAAACATACTAAAGTGTTCTCTGTTGTCTGGGATTTGGATTTTTCAAAACGACTTAATCTCTTAAACATTCACACTGGAAACAACAgttacatctttttttttcctttaaatgatTTTCAGCCTTCacctaaaacaaacatttaaaaacatgttacACATATACTGGGAGAGTCGCATAATGTAAAAAACAATCCTTTAAACTTTGACAAACACCGATTTAGATTTGTAGAGACTGATTCTGAAGTCCAACACCGAGCTTAAACATGCATCATTCAAACGACACAGACGCTGAAACGTTCCATTTCCATGCATACTGTTGCTATTCAAGGACAacttggaaggggggggggggtctccttcTTTAGCAACAATGTAGAATTTAATGTGCACAGAAGGAGGGTGATTGCATGTGGTTTTGAGGGTACTCAAGGGTAGAGAAACTTCTTAATTAATAAACAGTACCTGCCAAGACACCATCTGCCACGACAGACAAAACATCCTAATAAACGCACGCTGCTCCGAGAGGCGCACGAGAACAGGGGAATGTAGCGACACGATGACAAGTTCACGGTCTACTGGAAGGCGCAGGCACATTAGAGAAACAAGCACAAAGTTGGATCATACACAGCTATTACTGGTGTTTAGCAGCAGTGAGTTCTGAACAGGGAGGCAGACACACAATCTATTGTGTGTCTATTTTCCTGTGTGTTATATATCAGGTGAAGAGGATAAGCCGTGTTTCTGGGGTCAGACAGACCGGATACTGACCGCAGATTTCATTTTTCAACAGACTCGAGCTCCTGATTGCAAAGGAAAATGAATATCACGAGATAAAGcggaaaaaaagtgaaaaagaagtgTCGTTTCTAAAGGAGGAGCTGACCGAGCTGAAGGCTTTGGCGCTGCTGGTTGTAAAAGAGCAACGGCGTTTAAAGGATCTGCTGGAGGACCAAGGCGACTGTATTAAGGAACTAACCGAGATTACAGACCGCCTTTCTGaggacaccagtgctgctgcCTCCCATCCTAAAACAGATAGAGTTTCCACCTTCAGCCGAAGACACGTCGCCATGACAGCCCCGATCCTGCCGTTCGAGGTGGAGAtcctgaagaggaggaatgctgaaacagaaggaaaggatgaggagctgctgcgcATGTGGGATCAGTGTCGAGACCTGGATCGCAGGTTAGCGCAGGAGACCAGCCGCTGCCGCAGTTTGAGGGCTGTGGTGGATAAACTCAACGGCAGAATTAGCGAAATGGACAGAATAGAGGAGGATTTAGGGAAGAGCAAAGTGGACTGCAGTGTCCTGAAGAGCAGCTtagagcaggagaaagaggcaaACAAGAATTTATCCAGCGAGCTCGTCACCCTAAAAGCGAGGGTGAGAGAGATGGAGGCCAATCAGGGCAAGTGTGAAAAGAGTGAGGCGACGATTAGACAGGATCTGGCCAAGTTTAAATCACTGACTGTAGCTTTAGTGGAGGAACGAAAGAGCATGACGGAGAGGCTCCGGCAGGCCGAGGAAAAACTaaacaggaaggagagcaaAAGAAAGGAGCAGAGCAATCCGGCATTTCTGACAGGAAAAGTGAGCGACGAGAGGCCGTCTGCAGAAAGCTCCAAGGCAGATttagaggagaggatgaagcaGATTGCAAAGGAAAAAGGTCATCTTCAAGAACGGCTgcaaacagaggagaggaggagcagagcgctGCAGAGTGAAATAACAATAATGAAGAAAAGATTACAGGTTTTGGAAAATatgaaggaaaaagagaacGCCATTTCAAAGAACTCCAACCTCTGCCAAATAGACGACAACAAAGTCCAAGAATTGACCAAGGAGCTGGAATGGCTGAGGAGAACACTGCAGGACAAAGAACTGCTGGAGGGACAACtcaagaaggtggaggagaacttTCGGTCCCTGGAGAAGCGgttcagagaggagcagaagaggtgTCAGGCTCTGACAGCAGAGCTCGAGGTGGCCAAGATGGAGCTTTCTAGGTACGATCAAGCAGAGAAGCAGGAGGTCAACCAggagcatctcctcctcctgcaccttcaGAAGGAGCAGGTCAAGTCCAGGCTGTTGAGCAAAGAGGTAAACGCACTGAAGGAGAAActgcagaaactggcaggaACGGACGAGTCCATCTGCAGGGTTCAGACGGATCAGCACAGCCTGCAGAGAAAACTGGCCCAGCAGGAGATCAAGAACAAAGAGCTGGCCAAAgagatgaaggagctgctgagTGAGCTGGAGAGGTGCAGGCAACTCAAGAACCTCGTGCCTGCTGCAAACAGACAACTTTGTTCAGCGTCTCAAACCACCAAAGAGGTGCAAACGGAGGAGCGAGGTCTGCCCCCCGAGGGCATCGACCCTGGCCTGGGAGACGACGAGGAATGTAGGGACGAAGACGTGGAAATGatccacagaagaagaagttcTCTGGTCAACAACCTCAATTGCTTGAACAGTGCAAACAACAACTCGTGCCAGTACAGCGCCCACGCCGCCCCTGGCAGAGACGAAACGCTCAACGGTGACGTGATGATGGTGACGCACACGCCGGGGCAGCCGCTGCACATCAAACTGACGCCGCACCACACGCTCAACACGGCCACGCTGGAGATCACCAGCCCCACCGGAGACGCGGGCGCGTCGTACACCAGCACGGCCGTCATTCCGACCAACAGCTCCGCGCCCAAGCAGAGAATCACCATCATCCAGAACTCGGCCTTGTCTCCAGTCAGTCCAAAGAGCGGCCCGTCCAGCCCAGAACAAACCGCTTCCCCTCTTAATGACGCGCCTTTCGCTCAGTTGTCCAGCCCGCATTCGTCCCGCTCCGTTACGCCCGACCACAACGGCGCCCCCATTCAGATCGTAACTGTCCGGACTTGTTCTCCGGAGCCAACGGAGGCGGCCAACGCCACGCCGCTGCACAAGAGCGCCGAGCGGCGCAACAGCTGGCAGACTCAGAAGTCCAAGTCCTCAGACTCTGGTATCATCACCACCGAGGACAACAAGATCCACATCCATCTGGGCAGTCCCTACATGCAGTCTCTGAACAGCATGACCCACAGCATCACTCAGCCCGTCGGGCCCTATTTCCTTCGACACGAGCAGAGGACCCAAGTGTTGGCCAACGGCTGTCACATCACAGGTGTCGGTAAGATAACCAGCAGTATCACGATATCCCCAGACAGCTCTCCGACCTCCCAGCCCCCCAACATCACAGTTAACGCTCTGTGTGATTAAGTGATTGTATTCTCGTTATTACTGCGTAGCCTTATTACATTCCCAGAGAAGGGGAATAAAAGAGAATCATGTTTGTGTCACTTAAGAGGAGAAATACGGCGTGTCTGGGTTTGGGATTAGTCAGGACGTAAAATTCTTGAATTAAAAAGATATATCTGTGAAATAACTGTATTTGTTCTGAGACATAGTGGAGAGCAAATGTGTGATTGTTTCATATACATCTGTTTAATTCATATTATTCTTTTGTGTTCACCATAAACTACACCCTTTGATTCACTCACATACTGAACCTTATTTAACAGCAAGACATTAACAGCTCCTCCTCGAGGCCTTCTTTGCAATTTGAGTATATAAATTAACTCGTATATAATGAACAGTTTACATGAACTGGCCTTTAAATGTGCACTGAAGATGTTACAGTGTGGTTTTTGGACTGAATTGAATATTTGCTGGTTTGGATTGTTCAGGTGCTAATAAAGAAGTGTTGCTTTATGGCgatttttctttaaaaccttTCAAATTATTGACCTGTTTTGTGCATTTGAACTCAAACGTTAATGTCACTGTAATAGTTTGTATTGTTGAGCAGTAAATCCTGAAGCCGAGAGTCTGAACTCAAAAAAGACACCGCACACTTGATAACTGTTGGACTTTAAAGTGTAAATCATTGTTTCTACATTATACCATATATTTTCCTTGATGCAACCAGTTGATGCGAGTATCTGTGGACAACTTTAAATAAATTCTGCACTGAACATGCTTTTGGGTGAACTGTGATGCTGTTTGCTTCTGCACAGGCTGCGCCACAGACGAACAAACTAAAGCATCTTGTGTCTGTTTCTCTTACATGTAGCCATTAGCTGCAGCAAAGATTAGTGCAGGGCCTGAAATGGGACAGCCCATACTCAAGAAAAGGGAAGATCATGTGATTATTACTTCAcatgtgtttaaaaagaaagaacacGAACCTCCACAAAGTCTATGATTCACTCATGAGGAATTGCTTACTTCTCTCAGCAATGAAGTGAATATTTACAGGCCGATGGCTGGGAACTGCTATCCTCCAGAGATGAGAAAAGTGCCAAGAGAAAAGGTAAtacaatataaaaatataaaaatatataaaataacagGCTGTTTATGTGAAGCCGCTTCGTTTTATTCACTTCCATAAGTGTAAATGATTTCCCAGTTTCTGACGCAACACTAGAAAATTGCAACCATATTTAGCAGTGAAcattaaagtcattttcaaaaacaaatttaaaaaaagggctTACAATTCTGCATTGTGTACAACCAGTtattaagaaaataaacatcagtAACACTCAAAAATATTGTGTAGACATCAGTACTATATCACATCATAGGCAGCAGCTTGCAACTACAAGAGTGCTATTATTATTACCATGGAGATGACCTTTAAGGAAACTAGAATTCACACGAATTAAGAttagtttgaaaaaaaacaacaacttcttTTTCCACTGAACAGACGACGACGGTCGAGCGCCCTCTATTGGTGAGCAGCGGAAGTGGAAGATGCGTTCACAACCAACTCGGGGAAGTTTTAGCTTTGTATTAATCACGTGGGTGAAACATTTCTGTTGCTCCCTGTGTCTGAGGCGcaacaaaacctgttttaaacaGACTAAGAATGCAATGTGGAACCGTAATAAATTAGATATCTTTGGAACAGAATAAACATGACAGACCACGTAAGAAAACCCCAAACTTAATGAATCTCCCACGTGTTTACACTTTGCCAACAGTGCCGGCCACACACGCATGTGCAGCCCATTTGAAATTCGTCTTTGGATTTAAAACACCAGTTATGTCACAGTTATCAGCATTAGTCTGCAATGTTTGGAATCTGAAGCCAGACACTGTTTGTAGCTGattagctaatgttagcttacAGCTAGCATGTAATAAACAAACCAGCATACTTCCCCTCAGTTCACGTCACAAAAACCAATAGACTTGACCACTCGCAATAGCAGATTCTGTAACACCAAAACAGTAAAACAGAAGCTCTAACCGTACCTTGATCACCCTCGTGTGTCCACCACTCGTCACCCAGGTCGTCTCCCATTTTCCTCCAACACAACTCGGTCCAATCAAATCTACCGCTGAGCTAGCACGCTGGAGGTGCGTTTACGGACATCACGTTAAAAAGAGCCACTCAGCTGGAGAACGATGAAGAATAATACTTAAATTAACATGCAGCAGGTAAAGGGCCAGTCAAACTGTGGTTCGAGACAGAACCATAATGAAGGATAAGGATGCACATCTTGGAGCCAGAATCAGCCCAAAACACTGATGGAGCCACCACTGGTCAATCCTTTAACTGGGATAATGATGAATGCTTTCTACGGAATATGTTCATTGATCTCATCATTATGCCTGATAAATGAGGACTTGTAACTTTATCAAATAATATTTTGTTGTTAAACTGCCACCATTGTTCCGTTTCATTCTGCTTTATGTTGTGGAATCACTGAAATGATTCCATGTTAGGTTCTGTCAGGACTGGAATGTGGAACAGATCTTTATTCTTCTGTCATTATAGTTAGTGACATTATTAGTAGTCTTGCTATTCAGCACAGCAGAGAAGGCGGACGTGTGGTAAATAATGCTCATTCTGCAGCTGCGGTGGATGGGAAGGACGAGACCTCTGGGAGTAATTGCatgcttttttgtgtgtttctatcaGAATAACATATTTCTAGCAGCAGCCGTTTCAAGATGTTTGATGAGAGAGTGGGAAATTATATAGAATTAATGGTTATGTCATGTAACCTTCATGgtgaataataaaaaacaaaacaaatgagaGAGTAAGGAAGGATGCATTCAACACATTGTGCTGAGTTCTGCCAATATTCTGACAGGACAATGGGACTCTGGACATCAGCTATGCATGTAATTAAGCAGTAAAACTCAAGACCTTTAACATTCATCATTCTCTACGTTCATCATTCGGTTGTATTGTCATTTATGCAAAGTTAAAAATGAACACTTGTCTGCAGATTATGAGCTTATCCAAACATTCCTGCAACATAAGTACTTTGAACTGACAGATCCTCAGTCTGAAGGGCAATAAGTTTGATTAAACCACACACAGATATGCAGTTATTGAATTAACAACAAAGAAGTTGATAAAGTTGTGAGAATGCTGCGGCAGATGAGTGTGGCTGTAATTAAAGGCAGACATCTGTCTCTTCAGGACTTTCTGATTTCACACTGCCGAATGTTGTTAATGTGCTTATTTTGTTGTTAGCAGCTGTTCCTCTGCCAGCTCCTTTTAATGAACGCCATAGCTATTTCTGGCTACATTCTTCGCTCTACTCAGAGTTTTTATGCGCAGTATGAGGAACATTGTGAAGGATAACTCAAGAATGAATGCAGACTAATTATTGACTTTTAGAGCTGATTACTTTAGACACACAAAGGTCTGTTATTGACGTGTTATTGACGTGTTGTTGACGCGTTGCTACAGGTTGTTACCACTTGTACCATAATAAAAGAACAGACATTTCTATATACAAGGTCTGAAGTTTTGCTTTATTGGTTTGGGCCACAATGCTGTTGAAACTGTAAACATCAAATATTAGTGATGTGGTATCTGAATGAAAAGATTATGGAGCAGGTATTCATTTCATAATCAGTGTCATCTTCTTGCCTAGTCAACAACAGCTTTTAAATTCtgaatacaaacacaaaactgaATAGTCCTTATCGCGTTGATAATATATGCTGAGGCTGGGACGCAGGGTCAGCAAGGTATTTAGAGACTCGGCACCAAGTGTCCACGTGTTTAAGTAACCTTGAGCTTCCCAAAACTTTCTACATAAATTCCCCTGCAGGGTTACAACTGTATTTATGAGCACCTGGCCCCTGTTCCTTGTATTTCAAAGACTTTTTACACGGTGGAATATTCAGGTCTTTGGAAACGCTGCAATTCAAGGCAATGAGACGCAACCTGACTTTATTTTAGACCAACGTGTCCTTGGTCCAGTTCAACGACTTAAGAGGCTGTTGTCCCGGCGATGTGTCAGCTGGTTGGAGCGACCACAGGCGGTACGACAGAGGAGACATCGTCATGTCAAAGGTGGCGGTTGCTTTCAACATCAccaactgtctgaccacacGGGTCAGGTGGCTCCTGGTACCAAAGGAGAGACGACAGATGACGTCATGTCGTCAGGTCAGGTCCCTCCGTTGTGCAGTCGTGTTATGAGCTGACTTTTTGAAACAACAGAGAACTGATGTGACTGGAGAAGGAGCTGCTCAGGTTATATAACTCATTACATAATCTCCTCTCCTAAAAGGAAGCACAATGCTCAGCTCGCACAcctgtgctgttgcagcacATCTCAGAAAAGGTTTCAAACTGTCTCCAACGGGACGTCTGTTTTTACCCGTCAGGGTGACTTTAGCCTCACACCTAGACCCTGGGTCTACTCAAGGTTTCTGACTTCTAAAAGAAGCCAGAAGGATTTACGTGGTGTTTGTAAAGGGTTTAATTTAGCCAATTAGGGGTCGTAACCAGGTGATCAGTCAAAGTAGGTAGACAAGTCCAAATCAGGGACAGCAGCAGTAGTCAGTAGCTCTCCTAAACCTGGACAACCAACCAAAGCAGGCCCTCAGAGGACTGGTTTAGACTCCCCTGATGGACGCAGATCCTGACATGCAGCTGAGGAGAAGTGTGGTtttttaaagagctgtttaaatCATCCCTGATAAATGATTGTGGTCTACTCTGCGTCATGTCACGCGTCACAAAATGACTTTTACTGTGATTTGTGCTTTATAAAACTGAgctaaaatatatttaaatgtgatGCTTAGTCAAAGCTGACGAATAAAAAAATGTGATGTAACTGCGAGTGAGTTCAAGGGTTGGGAAGAGTGTATTTCATTTGGaatggtgtgagtgtgtgtgatggaaagGAAAGGCCAAGACAATTCTACTGCTCTGTCAGGGACAAAACTCTATTTCACCTCCCCATCGCACAATTCAAAGAAACCTTGTTTAAAGAAGAGAGTATTGCTGCCATATTCCCTCTTTCATTGCAGGTCCAGAGTGAATCCTCGGGCTGCAGAAGCCTCGCAGTGTGCTGAATGACGTGACATCTCATCCCCTCTCTAATTATGGCCGGTGACGACGGTGATTACTGTTACTGGAGGTGCAGAAGTGACAGCGCTAAAGTGCTGAGGGCCGCCCACACGGCTGGCAGCTCAGCCACACGTCCATATTTCTGCCACGACATGCACATCACGGACGCAGGAAGCAAGGTGAGAGAGGACCTCTGCAGCTGTGCCGACGGCCCTGTTAAATACTGACGTCCTGCCAGTGTGGGTCTATGTGACCCAGGAGGAAGGACAggaatattaaaaacacaacaacaacacctgTGCTGTTGTTCTGAAGAACTGGCCTCTGTTGTAACTGTTGGTATAAAACGCGCAGCGCATGATTTGTTCCCTCTTGACACTGTGCTGAATAAGCTTATGAAGGCCTCTGACTGAAACTTTCCTGTGGTGATCCACGTGGCGACAGATACTATTgttaaaatgcatatttttttATATGTGCTAATGCTGCTATACTTGCTTTACTCAAATGAACTCGATGTAAATAAGTCTTTGCCTGGTCAGCTGTCAGTAGGAGGGTCCCCACATGTGGGGGTGCTTGAAGCTAACCCAGGAGGGTTCGGGTCCCCAGGAGGGAAAAGATGGAATTTACCCTGgacaggggacacacacacaccctggactGACACAAGAGACACAAATATGAGTCTCTGATTCACCATTTCAGACACACACCTAACTTTAATTCATACCTTGCTTGTTATCAGAATGCAGGACAGGCAACAACGTCAAAGGTATATGAAGGCCTAAAGATATCAACCTACTTCAGCCTGCTTGATGTTCTCTGAAAAATATGGCAAAAACATATGGTCAGGCATTCAGGATAAAGAAGATGGGTGTGTTATGTGGCTCTCAGCGGAGCAGGAATTCATTTTCTGATCCTGGAGCAGATAGGAACCATGTTATGGTTTCAAAAAGGACGCTCCTAAGTGGAAGATTTGTCTTGTCACTGTTCTCTGCAGGTCCCCACAGCTTATTACCATTTTACAATcagtgcaggagcagctgtttTCATTGATAACAAAGTGATGCATTTGTCTGCAtttggaggatgatgatggagcCTCACCCACATGGGCTGACTGGGAGCTGCCGTTTGCTGATTTAGAGAGTGTTACTAATGTAAATACTATATCGGAAATGTCATGCAGTGTTTTCCCAAATCGGCCCAAACTTAATCTGAGGAAATGGCCCACAAGCCCTTTCTGGTGGGAGTGTTATTTTACAAGTAGTTACACAATGGATGATATTATTCTGCcattctgctgctggctgtgataAGGATGGAAGAAACACAGAACAATCTTGCAGTCCTACTTCTGCACAGTGT
Coding sequences:
- the LOC101078291 gene encoding filamin A-interacting protein 1-like; translated protein: MMRVRKEKGGRERRRGDLSRDDLLFLLSILEGELQARDEVIAVLESERTDSARLAAQYGFSGPENVLRALRRDSLRAQTFHLENVYKNPIAEFKHMLETQKRCSLRVLDQLLEVSHTLRGTLDEREGPESEQALLHQGRRLNTLLEQDTQRLELLIAKENEYHEIKRKKSEKEVSFLKEELTELKALALLVVKEQRRLKDLLEDQGDCIKELTEITDRLSEDTSAAASHPKTDRVSTFSRRHVAMTAPILPFEVEILKRRNAETEGKDEELLRMWDQCRDLDRRLAQETSRCRSLRAVVDKLNGRISEMDRIEEDLGKSKVDCSVLKSSLEQEKEANKNLSSELVTLKARVREMEANQGKCEKSEATIRQDLAKFKSLTVALVEERKSMTERLRQAEEKLNRKESKRKEQSNPAFLTGKVSDERPSAESSKADLEERMKQIAKEKGHLQERLQTEERRSRALQSEITIMKKRLQVLENMKEKENAISKNSNLCQIDDNKVQELTKELEWLRRTLQDKELLEGQLKKVEENFRSLEKRFREEQKRCQALTAELEVAKMELSRYDQAEKQEVNQEHLLLLHLQKEQVKSRLLSKEVNALKEKLQKLAGTDESICRVQTDQHSLQRKLAQQEIKNKELAKEMKELLSELERCRQLKNLVPAANRQLCSASQTTKEVQTEERGLPPEGIDPGLGDDEECRDEDVEMIHRRRSSLVNNLNCLNSANNNSCQYSAHAAPGRDETLNGDVMMVTHTPGQPLHIKLTPHHTLNTATLEITSPTGDAGASYTSTAVIPTNSSAPKQRITIIQNSALSPVSPKSGPSSPEQTASPLNDAPFAQLSSPHSSRSVTPDHNGAPIQIVTVRTCSPEPTEAANATPLHKSAERRNSWQTQKSKSSDSGIITTEDNKIHIHLGSPYMQSLNSMTHSITQPVGPYFLRHEQRTQVLANGCHITGVGKITSSITISPDSSPTSQPPNITVNALCD